The window GCCAGCGTGAGGACCATGGAGACGGCCGTCATGCCGACGGCGGGCAGTACGGTCTTGGCGTTCATGCGGCACCGCCCGTGTGCTCGGTGCCGGCTCGGTTGGTCAGGTCCCGGCGGGCCGCCAGGACCCGGTTGCGGGCCCGGCGCACCCGGCGGGTGTCCAGCTCGTTGACCGGGCGGTCGATCGTCATGATCTGCGCGTCCAGCAACTCGACCTCCGCCCGGATCAGCGGCATCTCCCGATCGATCGCCTCCAGCTCAGCGGCCGACGGCTCGAAGTCGAGCGGCGCGGCCGTAACGAGGGCCTGAAGTGCAACGATGGTCTTCATGGGTCGTTTTCTCCTAGCGGTGGAACGGCCCTACAGCGGCCCCGGTGTTCGAGCACCGGGGCCGCGCGCCGTCGTGTGGGTGAAGCAGGAAGGGACGTTCTCCGGCTCCCCTCAGCCCCACCCGTGCTGCACTCGCGTAGTACGCGGCGCCGAACGGGTAGGGGAGGCAACCGGCCCGCTGCAACTGCGGGAATCACGGTCTGAACTGGCGGCCTGGGCTACGCGGCCACCGACTCAAAGGGCGTCATCACCTGCGCCGGTCCAGCGCGGGCAAAGCCCCGGTACATCGCCTGATCATTGGAATCCCCTCGGTCGGCGGAATGGCATGGAGCACTGCAAGGGGGATCGCGTCCCCACACTCCGGCCGTTGCTCGCGGTCGCCGGGCCACCTCGCCAGTCGGGCCGAAGCCCATTGCGTCCTACCTGGCCTTTAGCGGGATTGCAGCGTCCCCGCCCTCTGCTACTGAGCAGCCCAAAGAAGGCCCCTCAGGTACCGCTGAGATCCGCGTTCGAGACGAACCCGATGCGGTACCTCTATTACAGGTACCGCTACAAGTTTCGTCAAGCTCCGCGACGAACTCTCCGGCTTACGCGCCGGACTTCTTGATGCACCATCAGCATCGGTGCAGGTGGGGGGCGTTGTTTACCCCATGCGTGGACACCTCGGGGCGATCTCGTTACCTTCAGGAAGTCCCTAGACGTCCCACCGGGGGTTGAGATGTCCAACGAACGCTTACGTGCGGCTCTGCTGGCTCAGCGCATGACGGTGCATGACCTCGCAGAAGCCATCGAGGTGAACGCGAAGACGGTCGAGCGCTGGATCACACAGGGGAAGGTGCCGTACCGCCGGCATCAGTACGCCACCGCCTCAGTCCTCAAGGTGGACGTGACGACCCTGTGGGACGACGGCCGGGCCTTCGATACCGCCACGGATCTCAGTAGGGCTGAGATCGTCACGGTGTACCCGCACCGCCATATGGTTCCGTCGTCCCTCTGGCGCGAGCTGTACGCGCGGGCAGAGAACCACGTCGACGTGCTGGTCTACTCCGGCCTGTGGCTCTCGGAGGATCCGCAATTCCACGACCTGCTGAAAGCCAAAGTTGAGCGCAACGCGCAGGTGCGGATCATGCTCGGGGACCCGGGCTGCGACGCCGTGCGGCAGCGCGGAATAGACGAAGGACACCGCATCATGGACGGCAAGATCCGCAACGCCCTGATGAATTACCAGCCGCTCTTTACGAGTCACCCGGACAT is drawn from Streptomyces sp. NBC_00178 and contains these coding sequences:
- a CDS encoding DUF6284 family protein, with amino-acid sequence MKTIVALQALVTAAPLDFEPSAAELEAIDREMPLIRAEVELLDAQIMTIDRPVNELDTRRVRRARNRVLAARRDLTNRAGTEHTGGAA
- a CDS encoding helix-turn-helix domain-containing protein — translated: MSNERLRAALLAQRMTVHDLAEAIEVNAKTVERWITQGKVPYRRHQYATASVLKVDVTTLWDDGRAFDTATDLSRAEIVTVYPHRHMVPSSLWRELYARAENHVDVLVYSGLWLSEDPQFHDLLKAKVERNAQVRIMLGDPGCDAVRQRGIDEGHRIMDGKIRNALMNYQPLFTSHPDIGFRLHDATLYNSLFRSDDEMLVNTHVYGIGAYMAPVLHLRRLAGGGLFNTYAKSIEQTWGSARAVTDIDMAGA